From a region of the Thermosipho melanesiensis BI429 genome:
- a CDS encoding lysine 5,6-aminomutase subunit alpha, producing MKSKLGLDFKKVEHAKNLAKKIAEDIRKFVEPRSTTSIERTICRFLGIDGVNNENVPLPNVVVDHLKEKGLLEQGAAYYIGNAMIETGLSPQDIAEKIAKCELDLGKIKAHSIENVLGVINPIVENTINKIKENKKKREKMIKEIGEGKQPYLYVIVATGNIYEDVVQAQAAARQGADIIAVIRSTAQSLLDYVPYGPTTEGFGGTFATQENFRIMRKALDEVSYEVGRYIRQVNYASGLCMPEIAAMGALERLDMMLNDALYGILFRDINMQRTIIDQHFSRVINGFAGIIINTGEDNYLTTADAYQEAHTVLASQFINEQLALIAGIPEEQMGLGHAFEMNPDLENGFLYELAQAQMAREIFPKAPLKYMPPTKYMTGNIFKGLVQDAMFNVVSIWTKQGIQLLGMLTEAIHTPFMSDRYLAIETAKYIFNNLRNIGDEIYFKENGIIQNRVKQVLSEAIELLEKISEIGLFEALSLGVFANIKRPINGGKGLEGVFLKGKNYINPFFDKMLEGRCNK from the coding sequence ATGAAAAGTAAATTAGGCCTTGATTTCAAAAAAGTTGAACATGCAAAAAATTTGGCAAAAAAAATAGCAGAAGATATTAGAAAGTTTGTAGAACCACGTTCTACAACCTCGATTGAAAGAACAATATGTAGATTTCTCGGTATAGATGGAGTAAATAATGAAAATGTACCTCTTCCAAACGTTGTAGTGGACCACCTAAAAGAAAAAGGATTACTGGAGCAAGGAGCAGCTTACTACATTGGAAATGCAATGATAGAAACTGGATTATCTCCGCAAGATATAGCCGAAAAAATTGCAAAATGTGAATTAGACTTGGGAAAAATTAAAGCCCATAGCATTGAAAATGTTTTAGGTGTTATAAATCCCATTGTTGAAAATACTATAAACAAAATAAAAGAAAATAAGAAAAAAAGAGAAAAAATGATAAAAGAAATTGGTGAAGGAAAACAACCTTATCTTTACGTCATTGTCGCAACAGGAAACATCTATGAAGATGTAGTTCAAGCACAAGCCGCCGCAAGACAAGGGGCAGATATAATTGCAGTAATTAGATCAACTGCACAAAGTCTTCTTGACTATGTACCGTATGGTCCCACAACAGAAGGCTTTGGGGGCACCTTTGCAACACAAGAAAATTTCAGAATAATGAGAAAAGCATTAGATGAAGTTTCTTACGAAGTTGGAAGATATATAAGACAAGTAAATTATGCTTCTGGTCTTTGTATGCCAGAAATAGCGGCGATGGGTGCACTTGAAAGACTTGATATGATGTTAAATGATGCGTTATATGGTATTTTATTTAGAGACATTAACATGCAAAGGACAATAATTGACCAACACTTTTCAAGAGTAATAAATGGTTTTGCAGGAATAATAATTAACACAGGGGAAGATAATTACTTAACAACAGCTGATGCTTACCAAGAAGCTCACACAGTACTTGCTTCACAATTTATTAATGAACAACTTGCTTTAATTGCTGGTATTCCTGAAGAACAAATGGGATTAGGTCATGCATTTGAAATGAATCCAGATTTGGAAAACGGATTTTTATATGAACTTGCCCAAGCACAAATGGCAAGAGAAATATTCCCAAAAGCTCCGTTAAAATACATGCCACCAACAAAATATATGACAGGAAACATATTCAAAGGACTTGTTCAAGATGCTATGTTTAACGTTGTTTCCATCTGGACAAAGCAAGGCATACAGCTTCTTGGAATGCTAACTGAAGCAATACACACCCCATTTATGTCCGATAGATATCTTGCAATTGAAACGGCAAAATATATATTTAACAACCTAAGAAACATAGGTGATGAAATATACTTTAAAGAAAATGGTATAATCCAAAACAGAGTTAAACAAGTACTAAGCGAAGCAATTGAACTGCTAGAAAAAATTTCAGAAATAGGTCTTTTTGAGGCATTAAGCCTAGGTGTATTTGCAAACATAAAAAGACCTATAAATGGTGGTAAAGGACTTGAAGGTGTATTTCTAAAAGGCAAAAACTACATAAACCCATTTTTTGATAAAATGCTTGAAGGAAGGTGTAATAAATGA
- a CDS encoding B12-binding domain-containing radical SAM protein translates to MRRPRKSEDYNEFAFVKKFSDSERRFKDFKGNQGVALIFPSSYKVASSSLSWSWVQQLFWEQGVFPERYFYEKWFKKFYSVESFKPLDENKILMFSLHFELNFENVLDILKKLKVPLLSKDRDVNSPVVIIGGAITFFNEEIITPIADVVVKGDLEKKVKFVSEGIRLLLKNKVEGLEYFKNIKNDLSNFDIGQKLPASHFLTPFSEFGEKRLIEIGRGCIRRCKFCVMGYNKKPVKFVRPSIIEEFVKNEKNPIGVISATITDYPWLDDLLDILEEYNIEFSVSSMRADGITERLLCLLKKSGQRTYTIAPEGISQRIRDILLKDIDVEELYSALETGRKVGFKSVKFYYIVGLGEGKDDLGEMKEFINNVKKMGYKSISLSVNPLIPKRRTPFYGRKIISEKEYNNMKKWFYENLRGIKINFESYRLSKKQYDFNVMNENDIVEFVKRRY, encoded by the coding sequence TTGAGAAGGCCACGTAAAAGTGAAGACTATAATGAATTTGCATTTGTTAAAAAATTTAGTGATTCAGAAAGACGGTTCAAAGATTTTAAAGGCAACCAGGGGGTTGCCTTAATTTTTCCAAGTAGTTACAAGGTAGCTTCTTCTTCTCTGTCATGGAGTTGGGTCCAACAGCTTTTTTGGGAGCAAGGAGTTTTTCCAGAGAGGTATTTTTATGAAAAGTGGTTTAAAAAGTTTTATTCGGTTGAATCTTTCAAACCCTTAGATGAGAATAAAATACTCATGTTTTCACTTCACTTTGAACTTAATTTTGAAAATGTTTTGGATATTTTAAAAAAATTGAAGGTTCCTTTGCTCTCAAAAGATAGAGATGTAAATTCTCCTGTCGTAATTATTGGTGGAGCAATAACATTTTTTAATGAAGAAATAATAACTCCCATAGCAGATGTTGTTGTTAAAGGGGATTTGGAGAAAAAGGTTAAGTTTGTATCTGAGGGAATACGTCTACTTTTAAAAAATAAAGTTGAAGGATTAGAATACTTTAAGAACATAAAAAATGATTTGAGTAATTTTGATATAGGACAAAAATTACCTGCATCCCATTTTTTGACTCCATTTTCAGAATTTGGAGAAAAAAGACTTATTGAAATTGGTAGGGGATGTATTAGAAGGTGTAAGTTTTGTGTGATGGGCTATAACAAAAAACCGGTAAAATTTGTTAGACCGTCTATAATTGAGGAATTTGTAAAAAATGAAAAAAATCCAATAGGTGTTATTAGTGCAACTATTACAGATTATCCATGGTTGGATGATTTGTTAGATATTTTGGAAGAATATAATATTGAATTTTCTGTGTCATCTATGAGAGCGGATGGAATTACTGAAAGGTTGTTATGTTTATTAAAAAAAAGCGGTCAAAGAACATACACAATTGCACCGGAAGGAATTTCTCAAAGGATAAGAGATATATTGTTAAAAGATATTGATGTTGAAGAATTATATAGTGCACTGGAAACAGGAAGAAAAGTAGGTTTTAAAAGTGTAAAATTTTATTACATTGTGGGCTTAGGAGAAGGAAAAGATGATTTAGGTGAGATGAAAGAGTTTATAAATAACGTAAAAAAGATGGGTTATAAGTCTATAAGTTTGAGTGTGAACCCTTTAATTCCAAAGAGAAGAACGCCATTTTATGGAAGAAAAATAATATCTGAAAAGGAGTACAACAATATGAAAAAATGGTTTTATGAAAATTTAAGAGGTATAAAAATAAATTTTGAAAGTTATAGATTGTCAAAAAAACAGTATGATTTTAATGTGATGAATGAAAATGATATAGTGGAATTTGTGAAAAGGAGATATTAA
- a CDS encoding queuosine precursor transporter, with amino-acid sequence MLKKNYESLTTLNVFFSISVVVSNIVASKVIKIGWFVVPSAVFAYAITFLITDIIDEIWGKNEAQKTVWRGFFAQIFSSILILTAQWLPVAPFMPEQQNHFVAVLGQNWRFAIASLIAYLISQSIDVNLFSFFGKLTRGKKKWIRNNFSTMTSQFIDTMIFITIAFFGVVPNLWQMIMSQYLLKLIIAAVDTPFFYLFTKGYIFDFES; translated from the coding sequence ATGTTGAAAAAAAATTATGAGTCTTTAACTACACTTAATGTCTTTTTTTCTATTTCTGTTGTTGTTTCAAATATAGTTGCAAGTAAGGTGATAAAAATAGGTTGGTTTGTTGTTCCCTCGGCAGTTTTTGCTTATGCTATAACCTTTTTGATTACCGACATTATTGATGAGATATGGGGGAAAAATGAGGCACAAAAAACGGTTTGGAGGGGATTTTTTGCACAAATTTTTTCGTCAATACTTATTTTAACAGCTCAATGGTTGCCAGTAGCGCCTTTTATGCCAGAACAACAAAATCATTTTGTTGCAGTTTTGGGGCAAAACTGGAGATTTGCAATAGCATCCCTTATTGCTTATCTTATATCTCAATCCATAGATGTTAATCTATTTTCTTTCTTTGGAAAATTAACAAGGGGAAAGAAAAAGTGGATTAGGAATAATTTTTCAACTATGACTTCTCAATTCATAGATACTATGATATTTATTACAATAGCGTTCTTTGGTGTAGTGCCTAATTTGTGGCAGATGATTATGTCTCAATATTTGTTGAAATTAATAATAGCTGCTGTAGATACTCCGTTTTTTTATCTGTTTACAAAGGGATATATCTTTGATTTTGAAAGTTAG
- a CDS encoding OAM dimerization domain-containing protein has product MSGYNLERKNIDKTLNLKAIKPYGDTMNDGKVQISFTLPVPSGDEAVEVAKILMKKMGLENPQIVFSKELTKGFTFFIGYGDCIHTVDYTSIHVPKVHVEEMTMYEIDQFIKEKIGRKIVVVGATIGTDAHTVGLDAILNMKGFAGHYGLERYEMFEVYNMGSQVPAEEFVKKAIEVNADALLVSQTVTQKNIHIKHLTELVELLEAEGIRERVVLVVGGPRITHELAKELGYDAGFGTNTFAEHVGAFVAHELYKRLNRG; this is encoded by the coding sequence ATGAGTGGATACAATCTTGAAAGAAAAAATATAGACAAAACTCTAAACCTAAAAGCTATCAAACCATATGGAGATACAATGAATGACGGAAAAGTACAAATTAGCTTCACACTTCCCGTACCGTCTGGAGATGAAGCAGTGGAAGTCGCAAAAATTTTGATGAAAAAAATGGGACTTGAAAACCCACAGATAGTTTTTTCAAAGGAATTAACAAAAGGTTTTACGTTTTTTATAGGTTATGGAGATTGTATTCATACAGTTGATTACACGAGTATACACGTTCCAAAAGTTCATGTAGAAGAAATGACCATGTATGAAATAGACCAATTTATAAAAGAAAAAATAGGTAGAAAAATTGTGGTAGTAGGTGCAACTATTGGAACAGATGCACACACTGTAGGATTGGATGCAATATTAAACATGAAAGGATTTGCTGGTCATTACGGCCTTGAAAGATACGAAATGTTTGAGGTATACAATATGGGAAGTCAAGTCCCAGCAGAAGAGTTCGTAAAAAAAGCAATTGAAGTCAATGCAGATGCACTCTTGGTTTCCCAAACGGTTACACAAAAAAACATACATATAAAACATTTAACAGAACTTGTAGAATTACTTGAAGCAGAGGGCATAAGAGAAAGAGTTGTATTGGTAGTTGGAGGTCCAAGAATCACACATGAACTTGCAAAAGAATTGGGCTATGATGCAGGCTTTGGCACAAATACATTTGCAGAACATGTAGGAGCATTTGTCGCACACGAACTATACAAAAGATTAAATAGGGGCTAA
- the tilS gene encoding tRNA lysidine(34) synthetase TilS: MLSLKNFLEKIKQFDIIRCDDKILIGVSGGVDSMTLLYLLNGVKDILNIDIVCVTVDHGLRKESKEEINLVKEFSRSLDVPCISGEIDVLGYSKEKKLSIEEAARKLRYEFFYRIKEKVGASKIAVAHNLNDLVENVLFRLSRGAGPFGIYGMKPVKGNIIRPLLFFTREDIEDFAGNNKIPYAVDKSNFDTKYTRNFIRHNIIPKFKELNPSFERAVFRFVENLWELDDFMENTINVKHVKIFDGVYFKVPEDEYVLVEFVRRQTIEQLGIAPDKEKLDRLKRSLGNTTFKVSFWEDYGLEISYGYGFLGKFLNGEFFYEIKRPGKIFLEPFEIEIGKNDKDGIIFNKESFVIRNWKFGDKIKGGKKIKEIFVKKKVPSFIRRILPVFVDEDVVFFIPGIYIDKSYLSEKGLSVKVKGGFLF; encoded by the coding sequence GTGTTATCACTGAAAAATTTTTTGGAAAAAATAAAGCAATTTGATATTATACGTTGTGATGATAAAATTTTGATTGGGGTATCTGGAGGAGTGGATTCCATGACTTTGTTATACCTTTTAAACGGTGTGAAAGATATTTTAAACATAGATATAGTATGTGTAACTGTTGATCATGGTCTTAGGAAGGAATCAAAAGAAGAGATAAATCTTGTAAAAGAATTTTCAAGAAGTTTAGATGTTCCATGTATTTCTGGCGAAATAGATGTTTTGGGATATTCTAAAGAGAAAAAGCTTTCTATTGAGGAGGCAGCAAGAAAATTAAGATACGAGTTTTTCTATAGAATAAAAGAGAAAGTTGGAGCAAGTAAAATAGCCGTAGCACATAATTTGAACGATTTGGTGGAAAATGTATTGTTTAGGCTTTCAAGAGGTGCAGGACCATTTGGTATTTATGGGATGAAGCCTGTAAAGGGCAATATTATTAGACCTTTGTTGTTTTTTACAAGAGAAGATATAGAAGATTTTGCGGGAAATAATAAGATACCGTATGCTGTGGATAAAAGTAATTTTGATACAAAGTATACGAGGAATTTTATAAGACATAATATTATTCCGAAGTTTAAGGAATTAAATCCATCATTTGAAAGAGCAGTTTTTAGATTTGTGGAAAATTTATGGGAGTTAGATGATTTTATGGAGAATACTATTAATGTTAAGCACGTTAAAATCTTTGATGGAGTATATTTTAAGGTGCCTGAAGATGAATACGTACTTGTTGAGTTTGTTAGAAGACAGACAATTGAACAACTTGGAATTGCACCTGATAAGGAAAAACTCGATAGATTAAAAAGATCGTTGGGTAATACAACATTTAAAGTTAGTTTTTGGGAAGATTATGGATTGGAGATATCTTATGGGTATGGTTTTTTAGGAAAGTTTTTAAATGGAGAATTTTTTTATGAAATTAAAAGGCCTGGAAAAATATTTTTAGAACCATTTGAAATAGAAATTGGAAAAAATGATAAAGATGGTATAATATTTAATAAGGAATCTTTTGTTATTAGAAATTGGAAATTTGGAGATAAAATAAAGGGAGGTAAAAAAATAAAGGAAATTTTTGTGAAAAAGAAAGTTCCATCTTTTATCAGAAGAATACTTCCGGTTTTTGTCGATGAAGATGTTGTCTTTTTTATTCCGGGGATTTACATTGACAAATCATATTTGTCTGAAAAAGGCTTGTCTGTAAAGGTGAAAGGAGGTTTTTTGTTTTGA
- a CDS encoding aldo/keto reductase — translation MGIVLPSKKHTHVKTKYYDISKKHIIVSVEKTLKILNTDFLDILLIHRLVLLMDPNKNFEAFEYLKEKGMVINFGISNFKPNHVTLFKEKIN, via the coding sequence GTGGGAATTGTATTACCCTCCAAAAAACATACACACGTAAAGACAAAGTACTACGATATATCAAAAAAGCATATTATTGTATCTGTTGAAAAAACTCTTAAAATTCTAAACACTGATTTTTTGGATATACTTTTAATACACAGACTAGTTCTATTAATGGATCCAAATAAAAATTTTGAAGCTTTTGAATATCTAAAAGAAAAAGGTATGGTAATAAACTTTGGAATATCAAATTTTAAACCAAACCATGTTACCCTATTTAAAGAAAAAATTAACTAA
- the queF gene encoding preQ(1) synthase, whose protein sequence is MPQAEGKKFSFVGEEHIRTDFLETIPFDRNEEKITIETEEFSAVCPFSGLPDIGKLIIEYYPDGGKIVELKSLKYYLVSFRNVGIYQEKATVRIYDDLKNILGTKRIKVKLIYNIRGGILTTTEVGSLEG, encoded by the coding sequence ATGCCACAAGCAGAAGGAAAAAAGTTTTCATTTGTTGGTGAAGAGCACATTAGGACAGATTTCTTAGAAACTATACCTTTTGATAGAAATGAGGAAAAGATCACCATTGAAACTGAGGAATTTTCAGCAGTTTGTCCTTTTTCAGGACTTCCAGATATTGGTAAATTAATAATAGAATATTATCCTGATGGTGGAAAGATAGTAGAATTAAAATCTCTAAAATATTATTTAGTTTCTTTCAGAAACGTTGGTATTTATCAAGAAAAAGCTACTGTAAGAATTTATGATGATTTAAAAAATATTCTTGGAACAAAAAGAATTAAAGTAAAGTTAATTTACAATATAAGAGGTGGTATATTAACAACAACAGAAGTTGGAAGTTTGGAGGGGTAA
- the ftsH gene encoding ATP-dependent zinc metalloprotease FtsH, with product MNRGIGSIIVGLLIILSIFWVFEGLFFNTNSSTIKMRYSDFVKRLEAESTDIAEVVIKDDGNIELKTNYGKRYTVYAPWVKYDMDLINKMVGKGIIVNGEKSMDSSFWVNIVGNLLFFILMLFMFGFLIRGLGGRNNQAFSFTKSRAEKVVPGKKRVTFKDVAGVDEAVEELQEIVDFLKNPGKFNKIGARMPKGVLLVGPPGTGKTLLARAVAGEANVPFFHISGSDFVELFVGVGAARVRDLFNQAKSNAPCIVFIDEIDAVGRHRGAGLGGGHDEREQTLNQLLVEMDGFDVKEGIVVMAATNRPDILDPALLRPGRFDKKVVVDPPDVKGREEILKIHLRGKPISDDVDVKVLAKRTTGFVGADLENLVNEAALLAARNGRTKMVMSDFEEAIDRIIAGPARKSRLISGKQKEIVAYHELGHAIVGTELPNSDPVHKVSIIPRGYKALGYTLHLPAEDKYLISKNELMDNITALLGGRAAEEIVFHDITSGAANDIERATEIARKMVCELGMSDNFGPLAWGKTEQEVFLGKEITRMRNYSEEVAKMIDSEVQNIVNTCYNKAKDILNKHREKLDELAKLLLEREEISGEELRKLLKGDGVVVERNSGDEQDS from the coding sequence TTGAATAGAGGAATTGGATCGATAATTGTTGGGCTTTTAATAATTTTAAGTATTTTTTGGGTGTTTGAAGGTTTGTTTTTTAATACAAACTCATCTACTATAAAGATGAGGTATAGTGATTTTGTTAAAAGACTAGAAGCAGAGTCAACCGACATTGCAGAAGTAGTGATAAAAGATGATGGAAATATTGAATTAAAAACAAATTATGGTAAAAGATATACCGTATATGCACCTTGGGTAAAGTATGATATGGATTTAATTAACAAAATGGTTGGTAAAGGGATAATCGTGAATGGTGAAAAGAGTATGGATAGCTCTTTCTGGGTTAATATAGTTGGAAATTTACTCTTCTTTATCTTAATGTTATTTATGTTTGGTTTTTTGATAAGAGGGCTTGGTGGAAGAAATAATCAGGCCTTTTCTTTTACAAAGAGTAGAGCGGAAAAAGTAGTACCTGGAAAAAAGAGAGTTACATTTAAAGATGTTGCGGGAGTGGATGAGGCTGTTGAAGAATTGCAAGAAATAGTAGATTTTTTGAAGAATCCTGGAAAATTTAACAAAATAGGAGCGAGAATGCCTAAAGGTGTTTTGTTGGTAGGGCCTCCAGGGACGGGAAAAACTTTGCTTGCAAGGGCGGTTGCTGGTGAAGCAAATGTACCATTTTTCCATATAAGTGGTTCAGATTTTGTTGAGTTATTTGTTGGTGTTGGCGCAGCGAGGGTTAGAGATTTGTTTAATCAAGCAAAATCAAATGCCCCATGTATTGTTTTTATAGATGAAATAGATGCCGTTGGAAGACATAGAGGAGCAGGCCTTGGTGGGGGACATGATGAAAGAGAGCAAACTTTGAATCAATTACTTGTGGAGATGGATGGGTTTGATGTAAAAGAAGGTATTGTAGTTATGGCAGCAACTAATAGACCAGATATCCTTGATCCTGCCCTTTTGAGACCAGGAAGATTTGATAAAAAGGTGGTAGTAGATCCACCAGATGTAAAAGGTAGAGAAGAAATACTTAAAATACACTTAAGAGGAAAACCTATTTCTGATGATGTAGATGTAAAGGTACTTGCAAAGCGAACTACAGGTTTCGTAGGAGCGGATTTAGAAAACCTTGTTAATGAAGCGGCTTTGCTTGCCGCAAGAAATGGAAGAACAAAAATGGTAATGTCTGACTTTGAAGAGGCAATAGATAGGATAATTGCAGGTCCAGCAAGAAAATCAAGGTTAATTTCGGGAAAGCAAAAAGAGATAGTAGCCTATCATGAGCTTGGACATGCGATTGTAGGTACTGAGCTTCCTAATTCTGATCCGGTTCACAAAGTTTCAATTATACCACGAGGGTATAAGGCATTGGGGTATACCTTGCATCTTCCTGCGGAAGATAAGTACCTAATTAGCAAGAATGAATTAATGGATAATATAACCGCACTTTTAGGAGGAAGGGCTGCTGAAGAAATTGTGTTTCATGATATTACTAGTGGTGCGGCAAATGACATTGAAAGAGCAACTGAGATTGCGAGGAAAATGGTTTGCGAACTTGGAATGAGTGATAATTTTGGTCCTCTTGCTTGGGGTAAAACCGAACAAGAGGTGTTTTTGGGGAAAGAAATAACAAGGATGAGAAATTATAGTGAGGAAGTTGCAAAAATGATAGACAGTGAGGTACAAAATATAGTGAATACATGTTATAACAAAGCAAAGGATATTTTAAACAAACACAGAGAAAAGTTAGATGAGCTTGCAAAATTATTGCTTGAAAGAGAAGAGATAAGTGGAGAGGAATTAAGAAAGCTTCTTAAGGGGGATGGTGTAGTTGTGGAGAGAAATAGTGGGGATGAGCAAGACAGTTGA
- a CDS encoding MFS transporter, with protein sequence MKFHRYHFVSMIYSVLFYLIVSYVNSMGSRLGLLYSQIGFINFLGALSYVIASISIGHIGDKVGYKNVLIIESVLYFVFLLISLNFSGVFYLVFLAVISNLFFGSFYPQIEGLIAKSESIANYPHSKTIMRFNISWSFGNILGMALGPFMTVRYPKTIFVFGLFLSLAIGLFIWFDYKKIGKLIKLSKVPFKRENLVENINKFRWVYRATLFFSGLLYTAILALFPKLINSYGIDLSLTGFLIAFANVSVFLTFLFMGKFSFWVGKPRVSFLFLIVLPITSILLFLKPSPILFLIVSFLGGMCYAVPYTFAIYYGLHSNEDDQGKQGGFHEATIGLLFGFGPLIGGVFLDAFSGIVGLAIFGILLTSITLIIQMIFLLKK encoded by the coding sequence GTGAAGTTTCATAGATATCATTTTGTTTCGATGATTTATTCTGTTTTGTTTTATCTTATTGTTTCTTACGTAAATTCAATGGGGTCAAGACTAGGATTGTTGTATTCTCAAATTGGATTTATCAATTTCTTAGGAGCTCTTTCCTATGTTATTGCGAGTATAAGTATTGGACATATTGGTGATAAGGTTGGTTACAAAAATGTATTAATTATAGAGTCGGTGCTTTATTTTGTTTTTTTGTTAATTTCTTTGAATTTTTCAGGTGTTTTTTACTTGGTATTTTTGGCGGTTATTTCAAATTTGTTTTTTGGGAGTTTTTATCCTCAAATAGAAGGTTTAATTGCCAAGAGTGAATCAATAGCTAATTACCCACATTCAAAAACAATTATGAGATTTAATATTTCTTGGAGTTTTGGAAATATCCTAGGAATGGCTTTGGGGCCATTTATGACTGTAAGGTATCCAAAAACAATTTTTGTCTTTGGTTTATTTTTATCCCTTGCAATTGGATTATTTATTTGGTTTGATTACAAAAAAATTGGAAAATTAATCAAATTAAGTAAAGTACCATTTAAGAGGGAAAATTTGGTTGAAAATATAAATAAGTTTAGATGGGTTTACAGAGCTACGCTGTTTTTTTCTGGTCTTTTATATACGGCTATTTTAGCTCTTTTTCCAAAATTGATTAATTCTTATGGGATAGATCTTAGCTTAACAGGTTTTTTAATAGCTTTTGCAAATGTTTCTGTTTTTTTAACGTTTCTGTTTATGGGGAAGTTTAGCTTTTGGGTGGGGAAACCTAGAGTATCATTTTTGTTTTTGATTGTATTGCCTATAACGTCCATTTTGTTGTTTTTAAAACCCTCTCCTATATTGTTTTTAATAGTTTCCTTTTTAGGTGGTATGTGTTATGCAGTGCCTTACACTTTCGCTATATATTATGGTCTTCATTCAAATGAAGATGATCAGGGAAAACAAGGAGGTTTTCACGAAGCAACTATAGGTCTTTTATTTGGTTTTGGTCCCTTAATTGGTGGCGTATTTTTAGATGCTTTTTCAGGAATAGTTGGACTTGCAATTTTTGGCATTTTGTTAACAAGTATAACGTTAATTATTCAGATGATTTTTCTTTTAAAAAAATAG
- a CDS encoding thioesterase, FlK family, which yields MSKTVEFVPDDSYIWDEDDEMRNYHFVSTSGLVKQFVSLGSKLLDDVLPQDLISVVVDVKIKQNLPALVGDRLVIGVRVTKIEENYVYFSGIATKENVKMAEIEFTRVVISRNYLRRKAVEKAT from the coding sequence ATGAGCAAGACAGTTGAATTTGTGCCTGATGATTCCTATATCTGGGATGAAGATGATGAGATGAGAAATTATCATTTTGTTTCTACTTCTGGTTTAGTAAAACAATTTGTTAGTTTGGGAAGCAAATTGCTTGATGATGTATTACCACAAGATCTTATTTCAGTAGTTGTAGATGTTAAGATAAAACAAAATTTACCAGCTTTAGTGGGAGATAGATTGGTTATTGGAGTGCGGGTTACAAAGATAGAAGAAAATTACGTATATTTTTCTGGTATAGCTACAAAAGAAAACGTAAAAATGGCGGAGATTGAATTTACAAGAGTTGTTATATCGAGAAATTATCTTAGGAGGAAAGCAGTTGAGAAGGCCACGTAA
- a CDS encoding RNA-guided endonuclease TnpB family protein, with protein sequence MLGIDLGIKDTIVLSTGEKYILPKLTKYERRLKRLYRQLSRKQKSSKNREKARLRLAKYIEKINNIKNDWIHKITRKIVNENQVGKIAVENLNIKGMLKNKRLAKHIQWQSWYKFITILEYKTKNAGTELIKVDRFFASSQTCSVCGNVNKEVKKLSIRKWTCPQCGAVHDRDINAAINIASYA encoded by the coding sequence GTGTTAGGAATAGACTTAGGAATAAAAGATACAATAGTATTGAGTACAGGAGAAAAATATATATTACCAAAACTAACAAAATATGAAAGGAGATTAAAAAGATTATACAGGCAATTGTCAAGAAAACAAAAAAGTTCTAAAAACAGAGAAAAAGCAAGGCTTAGGTTGGCTAAATATATTGAAAAAATAAATAATATCAAGAATGATTGGATACATAAAATAACCCGCAAGATTGTCAACGAAAACCAAGTTGGCAAAATTGCGGTAGAAAACTTAAACATAAAAGGTATGCTAAAAAACAAACGTTTGGCAAAACATATTCAATGGCAATCATGGTATAAATTCATTACTATATTAGAATACAAAACAAAAAACGCTGGTACAGAGCTAATAAAGGTAGATAGATTTTTCGCATCAAGTCAAACGTGTTCAGTGTGTGGAAATGTAAATAAAGAAGTAAAAAAGCTAAGTATAAGGAAATGGACATGTCCACAATGTGGAGCAGTCCATGATAGAGATATCAATGCTGCTATAAATATAGCTAGTTATGCATAG